Proteins found in one Arthrobacter sp. U41 genomic segment:
- a CDS encoding chorismate mutase, with translation MTEQNHIHPDADSYDPGASSLAGQVDPAVMAELLSIRSSIDNIDATLVYLLAERFKATQKVGFLKATHKLPAGDPGRETAQIARLRRLAAEAHLDPAFAEKFLNFIIGEVIRHHEAIAEDHEAALAADTQAADSARARAAGQVPGTAGPAVSATA, from the coding sequence ATGACCGAGCAGAACCACATTCATCCCGACGCCGATTCCTATGACCCCGGGGCCAGCTCGCTGGCCGGTCAGGTGGATCCCGCGGTGATGGCGGAGCTGTTGTCGATCCGCTCCAGCATCGACAACATTGATGCCACCCTCGTCTACCTTCTCGCCGAGCGCTTCAAGGCCACGCAGAAGGTCGGATTCCTCAAGGCAACCCACAAACTTCCGGCCGGCGACCCGGGCCGGGAGACAGCACAGATCGCACGGCTGCGGCGGCTCGCTGCCGAGGCCCACCTGGACCCCGCCTTTGCTGAGAAGTTCCTGAATTTCATTATTGGCGAGGTCATCAGGCACCACGAAGCCATTGCCGAGGACCATGAGGCGGCCCTGGCCGCCGATACCCAGGCTGCCGACTCCGCCCGCGCACGGGCGGCCGGCCAAGTTCCCGGCACCGCCGGCCCGGCCGTCTCCGCCACCGCTTAG
- a CDS encoding ABC transporter ATP-binding protein, which translates to MTINIDKPGPVAGPVLDIDHLRVTFATDAGDVYAVKDVSLQVNPGEVVAIVGESGSGKTVTAKTILGLLPETAISSGAVLINGNNVISVSPAKLREIRGRDVAMVFQEPSTALNPVFTVGWQIAEGIRSHAGHGGGSRVSAKEAKKRAIEALRKVGIPDPETRVNYYPHQFSGGQKQRVVIAAALALNPGLIVADEPTTALDVTVQAEILELLRDLRDQYGTSIVLITHNMGVVADLADRVVVMYQGDVVEEAPSRVLFAEPKQDYTKKLLAAVPHLGRNSASEGMTERAHQGGKVLVEARNLTIEYPGRLGSPAFKAVDGVSFTLSEGEVFGLVGESGSGKTTIGRAIAGLNRTTGGSLKVLGYEMLNLKERTFKPLRKDIGFVFQDPAASFNPQLTIGDCIAEPLIIHTNPTPAQARQRTRELLEAVQLPAAYADRFPHELSGGQRQRASLARALILNPKLLIADEPTSALDVSVQAVVLELFKDIQAEFGFAALFISHDLAVVDILSHWVGVLYKGKMVEQGLGNQVMGNPQHEYTKKLIASLPVPDPDEQARRRQEFRAVLQG; encoded by the coding sequence ATGACGATCAACATCGACAAGCCCGGGCCCGTCGCCGGCCCCGTCCTCGACATCGACCACCTCAGGGTCACGTTCGCCACCGATGCCGGTGACGTGTACGCGGTCAAGGACGTCAGCCTCCAGGTCAACCCCGGCGAGGTCGTGGCGATCGTGGGCGAATCCGGTTCCGGCAAGACCGTCACCGCCAAGACCATCCTGGGCCTGCTGCCGGAGACGGCCATCAGCTCCGGGGCGGTGCTGATCAACGGCAACAACGTCATCAGCGTCAGCCCGGCGAAGCTTCGGGAGATCCGCGGCCGCGACGTGGCCATGGTCTTCCAGGAACCGTCCACCGCACTGAACCCGGTCTTTACTGTCGGCTGGCAGATTGCCGAAGGCATCCGCTCCCACGCCGGCCACGGGGGAGGCTCGCGGGTCAGCGCCAAGGAAGCCAAGAAACGCGCCATTGAGGCCCTGCGCAAGGTGGGCATCCCGGACCCGGAAACACGGGTCAATTACTACCCGCACCAGTTCTCCGGCGGGCAGAAACAGCGTGTGGTGATTGCCGCGGCCCTGGCTCTGAACCCGGGCCTCATCGTCGCCGATGAGCCCACCACCGCCCTGGACGTCACCGTGCAGGCGGAAATCCTGGAGCTCCTGCGGGACCTCCGGGACCAGTACGGCACCTCGATTGTGCTCATCACGCACAACATGGGAGTGGTGGCGGACCTCGCCGACCGCGTGGTCGTGATGTACCAGGGCGACGTCGTCGAGGAGGCACCCTCGCGGGTGCTCTTTGCCGAGCCGAAGCAGGACTACACCAAGAAGCTCCTGGCAGCTGTCCCGCACCTGGGCAGGAACTCCGCCTCCGAGGGGATGACCGAACGGGCGCACCAGGGCGGCAAGGTTCTCGTTGAGGCCAGGAACCTGACCATCGAGTACCCCGGCCGGCTGGGCAGTCCCGCTTTCAAGGCCGTGGACGGGGTCAGCTTCACCCTGTCCGAGGGCGAGGTCTTCGGCCTCGTCGGCGAGTCTGGATCCGGCAAAACGACGATCGGGCGGGCCATCGCCGGCCTGAACCGGACCACCGGCGGCAGCCTGAAGGTGCTGGGCTATGAAATGCTCAACCTGAAGGAACGCACGTTCAAGCCGCTGCGCAAGGACATCGGATTCGTGTTCCAGGACCCGGCCGCGTCCTTCAACCCGCAGCTGACCATCGGGGACTGCATCGCCGAACCCCTGATCATCCATACGAACCCGACCCCGGCGCAGGCCAGGCAGCGGACCCGGGAGCTGTTGGAGGCCGTGCAGCTGCCGGCCGCTTACGCGGACCGGTTCCCGCATGAGCTCTCCGGCGGGCAGCGGCAGCGTGCCTCCCTCGCGCGGGCGCTGATCCTGAACCCGAAGCTGCTCATCGCCGACGAGCCGACGTCGGCGCTGGACGTGTCGGTCCAAGCCGTCGTGCTGGAACTGTTCAAGGACATCCAGGCCGAATTCGGCTTTGCGGCCCTGTTCATCAGCCACGACCTCGCCGTGGTGGACATTCTGTCCCACTGGGTTGGTGTGCTCTACAAGGGCAAAATGGTGGAGCAGGGGCTCGGGAACCAGGTGATGGGCAACCCGCAGCACGAGTACACAAAGAAGCTGATTGCCTCCCTGCCCGTTCCGGATCCGGACGAGCAGGCACGGCGCCGGCAGGAATTCCGCGCCGTGCTGCAAGGCTAA
- a CDS encoding ABC transporter permease: protein MSTTAVIEPIKDPRGPWFRRLPVISHFNKSVGLQRGMLVAGLVLTAVFLLTALFAPLIAPFGFSQISDADGGFPAQQAPGGKHLMGTTVGGYDVFSRVVWGAQTAVLVIIVAVVMSIFIGVVLGLVSGYIGGWLDRTLVVIADAIYAFPPLLVAIVMAIAISGGRSSLWGGILAAAISITVVFIPQYFRVIRAETIRLKAEPFVESAKVVGASNIRIMRLHIFKNATRTLPLIFTLNASEAILTLAGLGFLGFGIEPTSAAEWGFDLNKALADTTSGIWWTGVYPGLAIVLTVLGLTLVGESINDLNDPRLRGRKKAVSGKSGPDSATGGQAALEAEVRSS from the coding sequence ATGAGCACCACAGCCGTTATTGAGCCCATCAAGGACCCCCGGGGTCCCTGGTTCCGGCGCCTGCCGGTTATATCGCATTTCAACAAGAGCGTCGGCCTGCAGCGCGGCATGCTCGTGGCCGGACTCGTCCTCACCGCGGTCTTCCTGCTGACCGCGCTGTTTGCGCCCCTGATCGCGCCCTTCGGCTTCTCCCAGATATCCGACGCCGACGGCGGGTTCCCCGCCCAGCAAGCCCCTGGCGGAAAGCACCTGATGGGAACGACCGTCGGCGGTTACGACGTCTTCTCCCGCGTCGTCTGGGGGGCGCAGACCGCCGTCCTGGTCATCATCGTGGCCGTGGTCATGTCGATCTTCATCGGTGTGGTCCTGGGCCTGGTCAGCGGCTACATCGGCGGCTGGCTGGACCGGACACTTGTGGTGATCGCCGATGCCATCTATGCCTTCCCGCCGCTGCTCGTGGCCATCGTGATGGCCATCGCCATCAGCGGCGGGCGGTCCAGTCTCTGGGGCGGCATCCTCGCGGCGGCGATTTCCATCACCGTCGTGTTCATCCCTCAGTATTTCCGCGTCATTCGGGCCGAGACCATCCGGCTCAAGGCGGAACCTTTCGTGGAATCGGCCAAGGTCGTAGGTGCCTCCAACATCCGGATCATGCGCCTGCACATCTTCAAAAACGCCACCCGCACATTGCCCCTGATTTTCACCCTCAACGCCTCCGAAGCCATCCTTACCCTCGCCGGCCTGGGCTTCCTGGGCTTCGGCATCGAGCCGACGTCGGCCGCCGAGTGGGGCTTCGACCTCAACAAGGCCCTGGCTGACACCACGTCCGGGATCTGGTGGACGGGCGTGTACCCGGGTCTCGCGATCGTGCTCACGGTCCTGGGACTGACGCTGGTCGGCGAGAGCATCAACGACCTCAACGACCCCCGCCTGCGGGGGCGCAAGAAGGCTGTCTCCGGCAAGAGCGGCCCGGATTCCGCCACCGGCGGACAGGCTGCACTCGAAGCAGAAGTGAGAAGTTCATGA
- a CDS encoding ABC transporter permease has product MTTLIEAPPTDGEGLLPTKKKSTGGGLGRYILIRFFLIFPTILILVTMVFFLMRTTGDPITAALGGRLPPEQLQERITAAGYDRPIFVQYFEYLAQLITGNFGTTLSDNRPVSEMLATYGAATLELTINALLVALVVGIPLGLLAAHRRDKGPDAGLRVFAILCYATPVFFSGLLFKLTFSVWLGWLPVAGRATPGNELALTSLGAPTGIYWLDAVRSGNMDALGDVMAHAVLPALALGLLTAGIFLRLVRTNVIGTLGKDYVEAGRSRGVSEYRLVTKHAYKPALIPIITVMGLQIAVLLGGAVLTETTFEWKGLGFQLATYLTARDFVAVQGIVVLLAVIVAVTNFFVDIVAALIDPRVRY; this is encoded by the coding sequence ATGACAACACTCATCGAGGCGCCGCCGACCGACGGCGAAGGCCTTCTGCCGACAAAAAAGAAATCGACCGGTGGGGGACTGGGCCGATACATCCTGATCAGGTTCTTCCTGATTTTCCCGACGATCCTCATCCTGGTCACCATGGTGTTCTTCCTGATGCGGACCACCGGCGATCCCATTACCGCTGCCCTGGGCGGCCGGCTACCGCCCGAACAGCTCCAGGAGCGGATTACCGCCGCCGGCTACGACCGGCCCATTTTTGTGCAGTACTTCGAGTACCTGGCCCAGCTCATCACCGGCAACTTCGGCACCACCCTGTCCGACAACCGCCCGGTCTCGGAGATGCTCGCCACCTATGGAGCGGCCACCCTGGAGCTGACCATCAACGCCCTCCTGGTCGCCCTGGTCGTCGGGATTCCGCTGGGTCTGCTCGCCGCGCACCGGCGCGACAAGGGCCCGGATGCGGGGCTGCGGGTCTTCGCGATCCTCTGCTACGCCACGCCGGTCTTCTTCTCCGGGCTGCTGTTCAAGCTCACCTTCTCCGTCTGGCTGGGCTGGCTCCCGGTTGCCGGACGGGCAACGCCAGGCAATGAACTTGCCCTGACCTCGCTCGGGGCGCCGACGGGCATTTACTGGCTGGATGCGGTCCGCAGCGGCAACATGGACGCGCTTGGCGACGTCATGGCGCACGCTGTGCTGCCTGCCCTCGCCCTCGGCCTGCTGACGGCCGGCATCTTCCTGCGCCTGGTCCGGACCAACGTGATCGGCACGCTCGGCAAGGACTATGTCGAGGCCGGCCGCTCACGGGGCGTCAGCGAATACCGCCTCGTCACCAAGCACGCCTACAAGCCGGCGCTCATTCCCATCATCACCGTGATGGGACTCCAGATCGCCGTGCTGCTGGGCGGCGCTGTGCTGACCGAAACCACCTTCGAATGGAAGGGCCTCGGCTTCCAGCTCGCGACCTACCTGACGGCCCGCGACTTCGTAGCTGTCCAGGGCATCGTGGTCCTGCTCGCAGTGATCGTGGCCGTGACCAACTTCTTCGTGGACATTGTTGCCGCGCTGATCGACCCCCGCGTGAGGTACTGA
- a CDS encoding ABC transporter substrate-binding protein: protein MAMNKKALQSAIALAGVSAFALTACTGPSGGGTATGSAAGGGTITYGTTDKVVTLDPAGSYDAGSFMVMNQIYPFLLNSKPGTADSTPDIAESASFTSPTEYTVKLKPGLKFANGHALTSSDVKFSIDRVVSIADDNGPASLLGNLDSVTVKDDSTVVFTLKAGNDQVFPGVLAANAGPIIDEEVFPADKLMTDDDIVKGKPFAGPYTIESYKKNELVGLKVNPDYQGLLGKPANGGATIKYYADSNNLKLDVQQGNIDVAGRSLTATDAADLEKDSKVKVYKGPGGELRYVVFNFDTMPFGAKAADADPAKALAVRQAMAHIVDRDAIASQVYKGTYLPAYSVVPDGFVGAIQPLKEMYGDGSGKPSLDKAKKAFEDAGVTAPVTIKLQYNPDHYGKSSGDEYAMIKEQLEKSGLFKVELQSTEWVTYSKDRTADAYPVYQLGWFPDYSDADNYLTPFFVPGNFLKNHYENPAVTELISKQLTTVDKAEREKVLGEAQTAVAKDLSTLPLLQGAQLMVAGKDIKGVDQTLDASFKTRLGVISK, encoded by the coding sequence ATGGCAATGAACAAAAAGGCCCTGCAGAGCGCGATCGCGCTCGCCGGGGTATCCGCCTTCGCACTGACCGCCTGCACCGGCCCCTCCGGCGGCGGAACGGCGACCGGCAGCGCGGCCGGCGGAGGCACCATTACCTACGGTACGACCGACAAGGTCGTCACCCTCGACCCCGCCGGCTCCTACGACGCCGGCTCCTTTATGGTGATGAACCAGATCTACCCGTTCCTGCTCAACTCAAAGCCGGGCACCGCGGACTCCACTCCCGATATTGCCGAGTCGGCCTCCTTCACCAGCCCCACCGAGTACACAGTCAAGCTCAAGCCCGGCCTGAAGTTCGCCAACGGCCACGCACTGACGTCCTCGGACGTGAAGTTCTCGATCGACCGCGTCGTCAGCATCGCCGACGACAACGGCCCGGCCTCCCTCCTCGGCAACCTGGATTCGGTCACCGTCAAGGACGACTCCACCGTGGTCTTCACGCTCAAGGCCGGCAACGACCAGGTGTTCCCGGGCGTCCTCGCAGCCAACGCGGGCCCGATCATCGACGAAGAGGTCTTCCCGGCGGACAAGCTGATGACCGACGACGACATCGTCAAGGGCAAGCCGTTCGCCGGTCCCTACACGATCGAGAGCTACAAGAAGAACGAACTCGTCGGCCTCAAGGTCAACCCGGATTACCAGGGCCTGCTGGGCAAGCCGGCCAACGGCGGCGCCACGATCAAGTACTACGCCGATTCGAACAACCTCAAGCTGGACGTCCAGCAGGGCAACATCGACGTTGCCGGCCGCAGCCTGACCGCGACCGACGCCGCTGACCTCGAAAAAGATTCCAAGGTCAAGGTCTACAAGGGCCCGGGTGGCGAGCTGCGCTACGTCGTGTTCAACTTCGACACCATGCCGTTCGGCGCCAAAGCCGCCGACGCCGATCCCGCCAAGGCTCTTGCCGTCCGGCAGGCGATGGCACACATCGTCGACCGCGACGCGATCGCCAGCCAGGTCTACAAGGGCACCTACCTGCCGGCCTACTCCGTAGTTCCCGACGGCTTCGTCGGCGCCATCCAGCCGCTCAAGGAAATGTACGGCGACGGCAGCGGCAAACCCAGCCTCGACAAGGCCAAGAAGGCCTTCGAAGACGCGGGCGTCACCGCCCCGGTCACCATCAAGCTTCAGTACAACCCGGACCACTACGGCAAGTCCTCGGGCGACGAGTACGCCATGATCAAGGAGCAGCTGGAGAAGTCGGGCCTCTTCAAGGTCGAACTGCAGTCCACCGAGTGGGTCACCTACTCCAAGGACCGCACGGCGGATGCCTACCCGGTCTACCAGCTCGGCTGGTTCCCGGATTACTCCGACGCCGACAACTACCTCACGCCGTTCTTCGTTCCCGGCAACTTCCTGAAGAACCACTACGAAAACCCCGCAGTCACGGAGCTGATCAGCAAGCAGCTCACGACCGTCGACAAGGCTGAGCGTGAAAAGGTGCTCGGTGAGGCCCAGACCGCCGTCGCCAAGGACCTGTCCACGCTGCCGCTGCTGCAGGGCGCCCAGCTTATGGTCGCCGGCAAGGACATCAAGGGTGTCGACCAGACCCTGGATGCGTCCTTCAAGACCCGCCTTGGTGTCATCTCCAAGTAG
- the mnmA gene encoding tRNA 2-thiouridine(34) synthase MnmA, with product MRVLAAMSGGVDSAVAAARAVEAGHDVVGVHLALSRMPGTLRTGSRGCCTIEDSRDAWRACDVLGIPYYVWDFSERFKEDVVQDFIDEYAAGRTPNPCMRCNERIKFAALLEKAIALGFDAVCTGHYAKVINDAEGNPELHRAADWAKDQSYVLGVLTHEQLKHSMFPLADTPSKAEVRAEAERRGLSVAKKPDSHDICFIPDGDTAGWLAEKIEMTTGDIVDESGTKVGQHPGANAFTVGQRRGLKLGTPAADGKPRFVLEIRPKENKVVVGPEALLAIDEIRGIKVSWAGLPIAEVHTGEEFDCHAQVRAHGDPVPARAHLERTQAGDGGSAGGASGHGNLVVTLTEPLRGVAPGQTVVLYQGSRVLGQATIDAARSLQRAAL from the coding sequence ATGCGAGTTCTTGCAGCCATGAGCGGCGGCGTCGATTCCGCCGTTGCCGCAGCCCGCGCCGTCGAGGCGGGACACGACGTCGTCGGAGTCCACCTCGCGCTGTCCCGGATGCCCGGAACCCTGCGCACCGGCAGCCGCGGCTGCTGCACCATCGAGGACTCCCGCGACGCCTGGCGGGCCTGCGACGTGCTCGGAATTCCCTATTACGTGTGGGACTTCTCGGAGCGTTTCAAGGAGGACGTGGTCCAGGACTTCATCGACGAATACGCCGCGGGACGCACCCCCAACCCCTGCATGCGCTGCAACGAACGGATCAAGTTCGCCGCGCTGCTGGAGAAGGCGATCGCCCTCGGGTTCGACGCCGTCTGCACCGGCCATTACGCCAAGGTGATCAACGACGCCGAGGGCAACCCCGAACTGCACCGCGCCGCGGACTGGGCCAAGGACCAGAGCTACGTACTTGGCGTACTGACGCACGAGCAGTTGAAGCACTCGATGTTCCCGCTCGCGGACACGCCGTCCAAGGCCGAGGTCCGCGCGGAGGCCGAACGCCGCGGACTCTCCGTGGCCAAAAAGCCGGACAGCCATGACATCTGCTTCATCCCTGACGGTGACACGGCCGGCTGGCTGGCCGAGAAAATCGAGATGACCACCGGCGACATCGTGGACGAGTCCGGTACGAAGGTCGGCCAGCACCCCGGGGCGAATGCGTTCACGGTGGGCCAGCGGCGCGGACTGAAGCTGGGCACCCCGGCCGCCGACGGCAAGCCGCGCTTCGTGCTGGAAATCCGGCCGAAGGAAAACAAGGTCGTGGTGGGGCCGGAGGCGCTCCTGGCCATCGACGAGATCCGCGGCATCAAGGTCTCCTGGGCCGGGCTGCCGATCGCCGAGGTGCACACCGGCGAGGAATTCGACTGCCACGCCCAGGTCCGCGCGCACGGTGACCCCGTGCCCGCCCGGGCGCACCTGGAACGCACCCAGGCAGGTGACGGCGGCAGTGCCGGCGGCGCCTCCGGGCACGGCAACCTCGTCGTGACCCTGACGGAGCCGCTTCGCGGAGTGGCCCCCGGCCAGACCGTGGTGCTTTACCAGGGAAGCCGTGTGCTGGGCCAGGCCACCATCGACGCGGCGCGTTCGCTGCAGCGGGCAGCACTCTAG
- a CDS encoding NAD(P)/FAD-dependent oxidoreductase translates to MAAGNIVIVGGGLAGATAAKTLRAQGHAGPVILLAAERHHPYLRPPLSKEYLLGKADEGALPVVPVDWYAENGVELRLGAVVTGIDPGARTVTIGDVRRLDYASLLLATGARPRQLPLPGADLEGVGTFRTVDDSRLLRAGLAGGGRNVVMIGSGWIGMELAAAASAYGNSVTLLGLEEVPLAAAVGPELGGFFRALHESHGVRFRLPASAAGIRGRSGRVTGVETDSGEILPADLVIIAVGVVPEVSLAEAAGIELRNGILTDASLRTSAPGICAAGDVANALHPFTGEHHRSEHWSNALNGGKVAAKAMLGLDAALDRVPYFYTDQFDVSMEYSGFPTLAGEPPTIRGSLGGKEFLAFWQRDGRVVAGMSVNWPAAGKPQKFIKELITAKAAVDPHALADPELPLDQLLPAA, encoded by the coding sequence ATGGCCGCCGGAAACATCGTGATCGTGGGCGGCGGACTCGCCGGCGCCACCGCCGCCAAAACCCTCCGGGCGCAAGGGCACGCCGGGCCGGTGATCCTGCTGGCAGCGGAGCGGCACCATCCGTACCTGCGGCCGCCGCTGTCCAAGGAATACCTGCTGGGCAAAGCCGACGAGGGCGCACTCCCCGTGGTTCCTGTTGACTGGTACGCGGAAAACGGCGTCGAACTGCGGCTGGGCGCCGTGGTCACGGGGATTGATCCGGGTGCCCGCACGGTCACTATCGGTGACGTCCGGAGGCTGGACTATGCCTCGCTGCTGCTGGCGACCGGGGCACGTCCCCGGCAGCTTCCGCTGCCCGGTGCCGACCTGGAGGGTGTCGGCACTTTCCGCACGGTGGACGACAGCCGGTTGCTTCGCGCCGGCCTGGCCGGCGGCGGCCGGAATGTCGTGATGATCGGCTCAGGCTGGATCGGGATGGAGTTGGCCGCGGCGGCGAGCGCCTATGGCAACTCCGTCACCCTTCTGGGCCTGGAGGAGGTGCCGCTGGCCGCTGCGGTCGGGCCCGAGCTGGGCGGCTTCTTCCGTGCGCTGCACGAGTCACACGGCGTCCGGTTCCGGCTCCCGGCCTCGGCTGCCGGGATCAGGGGGCGCTCCGGCCGGGTGACCGGCGTGGAAACGGATTCCGGGGAGATCCTGCCCGCGGATCTCGTGATCATCGCCGTGGGGGTGGTCCCTGAGGTGTCGCTGGCGGAAGCGGCGGGCATCGAACTGCGGAACGGCATCCTCACGGATGCCTCGTTGCGGACCTCAGCTCCCGGAATCTGCGCGGCCGGGGACGTCGCCAACGCCCTGCATCCCTTTACCGGCGAGCACCACCGAAGCGAGCACTGGTCCAATGCCCTCAACGGCGGCAAGGTGGCGGCCAAGGCGATGCTCGGCCTTGACGCGGCGCTGGACAGGGTTCCCTACTTCTACACTGACCAGTTCGACGTCAGCATGGAGTACTCCGGCTTCCCGACCCTCGCCGGGGAGCCGCCCACGATCCGCGGCTCGCTCGGCGGAAAGGAATTCCTCGCCTTCTGGCAGCGCGACGGCCGGGTGGTCGCGGGAATGAGCGTGAACTGGCCGGCCGCCGGCAAGCCCCAAAAGTTCATCAAGGAACTCATCACGGCGAAAGCGGCAGTGGACCCTCATGCCCTCGCCGATCCGGAGCTCCCGCTGGATCAGCTCCTGCCCGCCGCGTAG
- a CDS encoding cysteine desulfurase family protein has protein sequence MPVYLDHAATTTLAPEALAALTRELARTGNPSSLHGSGRSARRAVEDAREALAAAAGAHPSEVIFTSGGTEADNLAVKGLYWARRAGDPARTRVLCSAVEHHAVLDTVEWLERHEGAEVCWLPVGADGVVDLAALEAELSRDPASIALVTVMWANNEVGSIQPVAEIVELAHRAGVPVHSDAVQAFGSVPVDFRASGLDAMSISGHKIGGPVGVGALLLGRAVKLTPVQHGGGQERDVRSGTLDTASIAAFAAAAETVAAKLPEETARISALRDRLIDGVLAAVPDAVLRGAAGAGRLPGNAHFTFPGCEGDSLLFLLDLAGVESSTGSACTAGVPRPSHVLLAMGLDEDTARGAQRFSLGHTSTGADVDALLAVLPAAYARARQAGMAGHESTIQTAATVARQSAGAGQDAGNSSYAAGRS, from the coding sequence GTGCCCGTATACCTTGACCATGCCGCAACCACGACCCTCGCCCCGGAGGCCCTGGCCGCGCTGACCCGCGAACTGGCCCGGACCGGCAACCCCTCCTCGCTGCACGGCTCGGGCCGCAGCGCCCGGCGCGCCGTCGAGGACGCCCGCGAGGCGCTGGCGGCAGCGGCCGGCGCGCACCCCTCCGAGGTCATCTTCACCTCCGGCGGGACCGAAGCTGACAACCTCGCCGTCAAGGGCCTGTACTGGGCCCGGCGTGCCGGGGACCCGGCCCGCACGCGCGTCCTGTGTTCCGCCGTCGAGCACCACGCCGTGCTGGACACCGTCGAATGGCTCGAGCGGCACGAGGGGGCTGAGGTCTGCTGGCTGCCGGTGGGCGCCGACGGCGTCGTTGACTTGGCGGCGCTGGAAGCTGAGCTCTCCCGGGACCCGGCGTCGATCGCGCTGGTCACGGTGATGTGGGCCAACAATGAGGTCGGCAGCATCCAGCCCGTTGCGGAGATCGTCGAACTGGCGCACCGGGCCGGCGTTCCCGTCCATTCCGACGCCGTCCAGGCGTTTGGCTCGGTGCCGGTGGATTTCCGCGCCAGCGGACTGGATGCGATGTCCATCTCCGGGCACAAGATCGGGGGCCCGGTGGGCGTCGGGGCCCTTCTGCTGGGCCGCGCCGTGAAACTGACCCCGGTCCAGCACGGCGGGGGACAGGAACGCGATGTCCGCTCCGGAACCCTGGACACCGCGTCCATTGCTGCCTTTGCCGCGGCGGCCGAAACCGTTGCAGCCAAACTTCCGGAGGAAACCGCCCGCATCTCCGCGCTCCGGGACCGGCTGATCGACGGCGTCCTGGCTGCCGTGCCCGACGCCGTGCTCCGCGGGGCTGCAGGCGCCGGACGGCTCCCGGGCAATGCGCATTTCACCTTTCCGGGCTGCGAGGGCGATTCGCTGCTTTTCCTGCTGGATCTTGCGGGGGTGGAATCCTCCACCGGTTCGGCCTGCACGGCGGGAGTTCCCCGGCCGTCCCATGTGCTGCTGGCCATGGGACTGGACGAGGACACCGCCCGGGGCGCCCAGCGGTTCAGCCTGGGTCATACCTCCACCGGCGCCGACGTCGATGCGCTCCTTGCTGTCCTGCCCGCCGCGTACGCCCGCGCACGGCAGGCCGGCATGGCCGGGCACGAGTCCACCATCCAGACCGCCGCAACGGTTGCCCGCCAATCCGCCGGCGCGGGCCAGGACGCCGGCAACAGCAGCTACGCGGCGGGCAGGAGCTGA
- a CDS encoding DMT family transporter — MKASLYLVLATLFWSGNFVVGQAAVASMSPLDLTFWRWTFAAVPLLLLAHFVEMPDWRAVLRRWPVLLLLSVLGMSGYTLLLYGALGLTSAVNAALITAANPALIVVLAIVLLGERTTRLGWLGICLGLLGVLLVLSRGELQRVFGLSINTGELMMVGAVIVWGCYTIIARRLDVPVISATAVQVAIASVTLAPFALALNVRLPATPAEGWSLAYIVVFPSLGAYLFWNLALKTTPPGTAGNYLNLIVVFTALITVTLGTPLTLVQIVGGVMVIAGVLLTGMKVRAKPPVRAASTLGS, encoded by the coding sequence GTGAAAGCGTCCCTCTACCTGGTCCTGGCCACCCTTTTCTGGTCCGGAAATTTCGTTGTCGGCCAGGCCGCCGTCGCCTCAATGTCCCCGCTGGACCTGACGTTCTGGCGCTGGACCTTCGCCGCCGTCCCGCTCCTGCTGCTGGCCCACTTCGTGGAGATGCCGGACTGGCGCGCGGTCCTGCGCCGCTGGCCGGTGCTCCTGCTCCTGAGTGTGCTGGGCATGAGCGGCTACACGCTCCTGCTGTACGGGGCGCTGGGCCTCACTTCCGCCGTGAACGCCGCCCTGATCACGGCAGCCAACCCGGCCCTGATTGTGGTGCTGGCCATCGTCCTGCTCGGTGAGCGGACCACCCGCCTGGGCTGGCTCGGCATCTGCCTCGGCCTGCTTGGCGTGCTGCTGGTGTTGAGCCGGGGCGAGCTGCAGCGGGTTTTCGGCCTGTCGATCAATACCGGTGAACTCATGATGGTCGGCGCGGTCATTGTCTGGGGCTGTTACACGATCATTGCCCGCAGGCTGGATGTCCCGGTCATTTCGGCCACCGCCGTTCAGGTGGCGATTGCGTCCGTCACGCTGGCCCCGTTCGCCCTCGCCCTGAATGTGCGGCTTCCGGCGACCCCGGCGGAGGGGTGGTCGCTCGCGTACATCGTGGTGTTCCCCTCCCTTGGCGCCTACCTGTTCTGGAATCTGGCCCTGAAAACCACCCCGCCGGGAACCGCCGGTAACTATCTCAATCTGATTGTGGTCTTCACGGCCCTCATTACGGTGACCCTGGGGACGCCGCTCACGCTCGTCCAGATCGTGGGCGGCGTGATGGTGATTGCCGGCGTGTTGCTGACCGGGATGAAAGTCCGCGCCAAGCCGCCGGTGCGTGCCGCCTCAACCCTGGGCTCCTGA